AACTGACTGAAAAGACTTGCATGTATACAGAGGGATTGAATGTGGCAACAAAGAATGGTGTGTTGCGCTCAGAGAACTGTCTGATGGTCCttaggaggaagagaaaaagggagaTACTTAATCAGCATTGATGTCATGAGAGATTGTTCAACAAATGGGTGGGCAGAGTATAGGAATTGGGTAGGCAGGAAGATAGAGAGGAAGTCTGTGTTGAAATCACaataatttctttcctctttgggAAAAGGCAATGGTTAATGTTCTTGTAATCTGTAATAACAGTTGGTGGAGGAAAGTCACATTAACAAACTCATTGGAACTTTGGTAAGCAGCAAAAATGGCAATATTTGAGAGTTGTAAAAGCATTGAGTTGGATGTACTTAACTGTTTGggggttcttttttctttcaatatatatatattttaaagtctgaaatCACATTAGAGATAAAtagtattttttgaaatatttgagcTTATAACcttataaaaaataaaccaggctCATGTTAGTTAGCAGCTACCATGTGACTTACACTGTTTGGTTTTTCAGGAGAACAAGAGGGGTCTGAAGTACTGTTCTTAGAGAACTGTCAGAAACTGTCAGATAGCTTAGTATACTAATAAAGATGCCCCATGTCCCTGTTTTagcatttttaatttataaaggaAGAACTGGTGATGTGAAATTgtgaaaaggaagagggaaggaaacaaCAACAGCAATGAAATTAAGATTAACAATTAATACTACCAGAAACAAATATCAGTAAATAAATTTTATACTGCTACAGGTGCATTTTAATCTAGTTATCTTCTTGCTTTCTGTCTGAACAGACCCTAATTAGTTGTTATTTGCCCtcaataaataatgtattttgttgtaattttctctctgttttagaTACAATGTCTGCTCCCAGCGGTGCCCCTATACCATCTGCACCACCTTCTTATGAAGAAACAGTAGGAATAAATGTGAGCTACCCTCACCCCTACCCTGTTCCAGAACCTGGCCAGAAACAGGATGGGAAGGGAATGAACCCTCCTCCATACGTGGGGCAGCCCACACCAGTGAATAACCCCGGTAAGCCTCAGAAAACTCCTCTGTACTTCATGTTAAGGAGGTGTCAAGTGGCTGTGTAACAGGTTTTGTCTGGAAGATGAAAGGTCATGGATCACAGGTGTTCCTCAccttccaaaaaatatttttgaagggaATAAGGTTAATCAATACTTGTGAATCCTTCAGTGTGCACTATTGTCACTAACACCATTTGGCTTTCTGCAGTTTTTATGCAGCCGTATTCTTAAGACAGTGTATTTCTGCATTACGAAATGCCATGGTGATTTCTCTTTGTCATTGTACATGTCATTGCTCTGAGGTTCAAATATTTCAGAGTAATAGCTGGTTCTAGCTCAGAGAAAGTTGATTAActatcctttttttcttatttacccATTGAGTAAATGGTGTATTTCTCCACTCAGTTACAGTTCAGACAGTGTATGTGCAGCAACCAGTAGTATTTTCTGACCGCCCAGTTCAGATGTGCTGCCCTTCCTGTAACCAGATGATAGTGACACGTCTCTCGTATGACTCAGGAGCTTTGACTTGGCTGTCATGTGGTGGCCTTTGCCTGCTGGGGTAGGTTGATACCAATTTgcactttattttctcttcttacaTGACCTTTTATAGCTCTAAGGAGTGACAAAGCTCTCAGGTTTGTGCTTTCTCATTGTGTGTGGGACCTGGCCCTTTGTGGTTTGAGTAGCCTACCTCTGCGTTTAAGTCCTGTAGGACCTTAAAGCAGCTGTGGAACACTGAAGGGATGGACCCCATAGCCATGTGTGTTGTTCCTAAAGCTTCATGGCATCAATTTTACTGATGGCTTTTgcaggaaatatattttactttcttgTGTATGTAACAAGtgataaaacagatttttttttttttcctttgcaggtgTGTAGCTGGTTGCTGCTTAATTCCCTTCTGCATTGATGCCCTAAAGGATGTGGATCACACCTGTCCGAACTGCAGTACTCTTATTGGTTCTTACAAACGTTTATAGGCAGTGTTTATGCATTGATAATTGATGAAGTTGGTTAGCACCTCTACAAGCCCTTTCTGAAGCTTCATGGAGACTTCTGGTTGTTTCTGTGCATCCTGTCACTGGAAACCAATCAAAAGTTTATTTTATAGCTAGACTGTTTGACTAAGACTTTGCTTAAGGGGAATCTGACTTAGGTCTGTACAAAGTGTACCTAATTTTTATGGGCTGCTCAGTCCAGCACCAGTTGATACAACTAAatgttttccctttctgctttatGCAAAACATGGTGGTGATGTTCTTCAGTTAATCTTGTCTGAATCATGTTGCGCTCTGGTGTGCTTGCTTACAGGCTCGGCACAGACCAGGAGAACATCTATGGAGACCTATATAGTCTCATGCCTGGTGTTGATGCTTTTGCAACAGTGCTGTTCACAAACTGGCAGGGAGTTGCTTGCCTCAGACAAGTGCCCCTCTGACAAATAAGGATTTGTTGGCATCTTTTCATGAGCACTAAAACTCACTTTAAAACTTTCTTATCAAACCTAAAGGCTTCTTCCTTCTTGGAGGCTGCTTTACCAAATGGACAACTCGGGTTATTGTGCATCAATGGTGATTCAATCTAGTATCTGAATTTCCTTGCCAGTTTCAAGTCCAGTCATGTCTCTGCTCTGCAGTAAAGATGTTCATACAGGAATTTTTAACAGATACTTGTTCAGtgtttttttatttggttgggtttttttactgctgaTTTATAAGCCTGTGAAGTGTTCTCTTCACCCTAGAGGAAACGCCATAGAGCATTGGAAAACTTCCTTGTACGTTTACGTAAATCAGCTGATAGATCATAAACCTCAGCCTTATCTTAAGGCTTGAATTCCACCTGCAAAACACAGATATAGCACCTGAGCTTTTAATTGTTGATCTGTTTGTTAATTGCTGTTTCTTCATTAAGAAGGTAATGTGTTAAGAAGTTTCTCTGATGATTATTTAGACTTGTACTctgttttttctaaatgaaagagAAGTTCCATTTTCAGAAACTTAAGCTACATATGCTTATTGAAGATGATCACAAAAAAATGAGGGAATGAGGCTCTGAAATCTGAAGTATTTTACCATGTCATAAACAGCAGCCTTGGCCCAAGTAACAGCTTGATGCATTTGAATGATACTTGTCTAGAAAAGGCAAGTGTTAAAACAAGGCTATGATGTTAACACTGTATTAATCTCTGTAAAAgtaaaaagctaaaataaatacaaattaaaaaaaaaaatactgcatttactGTTGTTGCCAAATGTGCCTTCTATAAGTATTTGGTATAAGTTAACTTTTCAAGTCTTTCAACACTTCATGTTTGAAATCCAGGAGTTTTATGGATCACAAATACAACCTGTAGGCCTTGTGTTAATTAGTTTTTGTAAAGTGCTGCTGCTTGTCAGTCAGTCTGCAAGTGGTTTAAGAGCTTCCCGGGGCATTTGGAAGAGGCTTCTGATCATTTGTCTCCCTGTACCATAAGAATTTACATCAGTAGCTACTAACTGGCAAGAGAATGATGGAGATAAAAAGCTGGTAGTTTTGTAGCTTTCCACTTTGATGATGTGGTACTAGCTTCTGGGTTTTGTCTGCTGCTGCACCACCCTAATGCTTTCCATGTTCTTTAAGGGCCTGGGTGATGATCCATTGAGTTTTCTGTTCTGATGACACAGGCACCGATTCTAGCTTACACAAGTCACGTGCGTTTCCTGATCCCTGGATTTCACAGAAAATTTACTTCTTGTCAGTTTATCAGCAGAGCAAGACAGGAAGGAGCAATGAAGCATGCAGTGTTTCCAAACTTGATATTTGCTTGTGTGGTGGAGAGGATTTTTAGTTCTTTTAGTTAGTACCCGTGTCAGTCTGGTCTGGATAGTCCTGTCGTAGATTCATTTGGTGAGTACATCTTCAAATTGTTATTCCCTTACCTCCCCTTTTCTCTACCAAATGATGGTTGGAAAATCTGAGGTGGTGGCACCAGAAGGCAGAAGAAcattgaccaaaaaaaaaaaaaaattatgtggggttttctttattttgttttatggGCACAGTCCATTGCATCTCTTTAAATTCCTCTTATGGATTGAGAATAGGACACATAATGTTGGCAGCTATTCCATCTAATAAGCATTTTGCAAAactttctgctgctctttctaTACTTAAATTTCCTTAAATACAAAGCCTGTGTTTGTTCTCTTGTGTATGGAATTGTCTACAGAATGTGCCAAAGTAACTTGCTTTGTTAAACTTATTTTAGACAAACAAATGCAGGATATAACTTGCTTTGTGTGAAAGTGCTTTGTGTTTGATTATGTTGAagttactgtttgtttttaaaactgactatatttaaaataaaaactttctctTTTGTATCTAGTGCTTGTAATGGGAAAATTATAACATTTGGGATGTTTCCAAATACATGAACAGCTGAAATGTTAAAATTGAGTCAAATGTAATTACAGGGTGACATTTTTCAGTCTCACTTGGGCCAAGTCTCTGGTAAATGGCATTCTCTGGCCTGCAGACCAACTGTTTACACAAAGAGCCACATTTGAAAAATGCggtttttttcctgcaactcaggccctttaaaaaaaaatatatatatatatttaaagttaaAACTCCTTCGGGTTAAACTTTAACTTGCAATACAACTAAACAAACACTTATAGATATGGCTACACGTTTCCATATCAGTGACTGCTAGGGAGAAAATAGATAGCAAACATCATTATGTTCAGTCAGAAAGAATCCTTATTAATCATGTGAGAATACCCTGCTTTCTTAATGTCTGAAgcacttaattttaattttttcttcttctgaggtGCAAAGAATACAGGAAGGCAAGATTGAGATTTCAATTTTGTTCTAATGCATTGATATTTTTATTAAGCAACTTCTTGGTTAATTTGTTAATAAGAAAGTTGAGTTATGAAGAAAGCTTTTCCGCTGATAGTTATGGAAATGGCATGTTGTCTTTACATGCTCATGCTGTTTCCTCAGATAAGTAAGGAAGGGTCACACGCCACCTGAAATCCTCCAGCCTCACATAACAAATTTGGGTGAAGCCTTCCCCTACCCCCACCATCATTAGCTTTCCAGGATGACATTGTTTTCTGCTACACTTTGACAGTGTTATTTCTATTCAACTTCTATTTGTAATTGATGGAACTAGCACAATGTTCAGATGGAGTTAAATCTGATGAGGCTCGAgccagaaggaaataaaatttgttttggcATGCAAAGAGGCTCTAAAATAAAAGGTgttaaaacaagtaaaaagcaGCTGATAGCCTTACAAGAGGGAGTTGTTAAGCAAGAGCAGAGTGGTTTCAAAAAGGTGCTATTTATTGCAGTGTTTGTGAAAACACTTCTGACAGTATAACCACAAGTTATTTTTTGAAGAAATGAGCTGTGTACTTAAACCCGGTGAATTATTCTTCATAACTGAGCAGCACAAGGTGAGTAATACACTGTCATCCTAAGAATAAAAACTAAGAAGTGCGAGTACTGAGACAAAGGTGTGAAGTGTTTATAGTCCAAGTGAATTGTATTTTACAGCAAATTAACCTTTGTGTTCCTATTTTCTTTATAAGATCCCACAACGTGATACAAATTCATTATCTTTAGGGTAACTTTTAGTGTATTTTTATGAGGTGAATACCCTTGTATATGATGTGCCGGACGTGAATGCAGTATAGAAATAAATTCTCTGATGAGTGTCTTAATAGTTTTTCAAAACAGGACTCCAAAAAGTGCATGGTGAAACCTGCTGATTTCAAAGGAAGTGTTTATTACCACATGTAATTGATTGttatgaatattttttgtttgtttaagaatCTGAAAATCTAGCGTCTGTTTGAACAGGTGCCTCTGTGGTCTGGAGATGCTAAACATAATTGTGCTCAACTGTAGAATAAACCCGGAGTGAGTGGGAGGCTTTTTGAAAGTCCTTTTGTGGTTGGCTGTTTTGCTTCATACAACATCTTGGTCtttgtaacaaaagaaaaaaacccagtttcaGTGAGCTTCTGAGGATTACTGCATTAAGGGGGTGTATGACAGACGCTGCTCTGGGACCTAAAGCCACGGCGCCTTTGGACGCGACATCAGGACTTTCGCAAGAGCAGCGCGGAGCAGGGAAGAAGCCGACAAACCCGAAGTAGTTTCCCTCTCTTGTTCCAGGAAGGCTCTGAGGCGCTTTCTCCTGGACTGCTCCCCTGGGCTGGCCCCGCTCGCTCTGGGCTTTGGCAACTAGTTGTGCAAACGTTACCCTCGGCTCCGGCTCCAGAAGGTGCCCTCGTTCTTCGCAACAGAGCGCTGAAGGCTCTTTCTCTCCGGGATGACAACCGTGTATTTGTATTTGGTGGTGAAGAGCCAAGCGCGGGCCCTGACGACCCCCCCGGGGCGCCGAGGCCGCCACTGACCCTGCGCGGCCCTTCCCGCGCCTCGCGGCGGCGCCAGGGGGCGCTCCCgtgcggcggggccgccggcggccgctgcccTCGCCCCGggccgcctcgcctcgcctcgcctcgcctcgcttTCCCCCGCTTCGCCGCCGCCTCCTTGCCCCGGGCGCGGCGCTTTCTCTCCTCCGCCGTGCGGCGGGTTCCTTCtgccccgggggcagcggccggCGCCGTGTGAGGGGCGCGCCCGGGGAGGGCCCGCGGGGTGCGGCCCCGCGGAAGGCGGTTGGCCCCTTCCTCGCTTGATCTCCTCTTAGTAGAGGGCCTGAGAAACGTACGCGTGTCTGAGGGCTTCGCGGTTCTGCGGCTTTTTCCTCCCAGGGAACTAACGTGCGTGCGAGCCCTTCCCCGCAGCTCTGCCCGGGGAGGCGTCCCGCTGTGCGAGGGCCTGCCCGGCCGCGGGCGTCCCTTCAGGGCTCGGGATGGGCTCCGGGAGGAGTCAGACCCGTGAGGGCAGCCCGCGGGTGTACGGCCGGGCCGGTGGGAGCGGCGCGGAGGGCGCTGCCGCCATCCCGGGAGGGCCGCGGGCCTTGGCGCTTGGAGCGCCAGGCGGCGGCACCTTCCTCCCGCTTTCGCCTACCGGGGTTACACCCCAGTTCTACCGTAATGTTAATGTAAGAGAACAACCGGGGCCTCTATAGAGCAGGCGTTACCCGCTTTTTAAAGCTCAGATGTTCTTGGCATTACTGTGTGGAGTTTTCGGGTGTCCATGGGTATCCTCACCCTGTTGTCTGTTAGGTGATGGGTTTGATTAAATTAACTTTGCAAACTTGAGTACAGTACCCATCAAAGTGGATTAATATTTCCTCAGACTTACTGCCATTGTTTGTCTCCCGTGTGTCATTAAAGTGTGTTTGCAACACACGTGCTTGATTTTCTTCAATACTTTATCAAAGACAGCATCACGGTGGAAATATCTCTTTGGCAGGTTCTTTGTCTGCCTGCTTTGGGgatggtgttttggtttttttagaaaaatctccttttaggggaggtaggaaaaaaatgcttaaaagatGCTGAGCCTGTTTTTCAGTCTTGGACTGCATCCTGGGTTTACCAACCCACTCGAATGAGTGGAGTTAATCAGGTACCCGGGACACTAATGTTATGCTTTGCTTTACCTTAAAGATTTGGCTTCAGCATCCACTGTCTACTGCAATCAGGCATTTAATTCCTAGATTAGAAGTTTCAATACAAAGGGCCTAAAATCTGtgatatactaaaaaaaaaaaatatttgaaatatttttggcaaAAAAGCCGTGGAGTTTTGTTTGTGACTTTCTTTGTTCTTTAGCCTATGAAACTGTCAAGATTCAAGCAAGCTCAGATTTATAAATTCTTGAATGTGCTCATACATCTACAgtaagatatttttcttcctttatatgaatatattttgTTCTCTAAGAAGTGGGAAGCTGCAAAGCTAAATcttgaaattaaaatgcagatttgATTAATTTGGAAAGTGTGATTTACAGCTGTAACTGAAAAAGCAGAGCAAGACAATTTGAACAAAATAGAGAATTAGATGTAGTTACCAAGTAACACTGAATTCTGTTTTTCCAAGACAAAGCCCAGATCTTCGAGCCTCTTTGTTCCAGTAGTCCTTTCCACATGTAACATACCTTGGGATTACAGCCTCAATTTGACTTTGAGCCTGATTTGTGAGTCTTTTAATATATTGTCATGTAGCCCATTctgtaattaatgtttttatgTAGAAACCGTATCTGGTTTTTTTGCATGGATCTTCTGTGTCAGTAATCAGTCTGTGGTTCACAGTGTTCTCAGCTGTTGATCCTCAGTTTGGTATCAGAAAGGGAGAGGCTCAGCCACACTCACGTTGTGCTGATGTCTGAAGCTGGGCCTGTCCAGTTCTCGGACACCGGGATCACTGGTGAGTTCCGATGGAAACTTCTGAATAGCTGCTGCTCTATTTTACAGACATTCGAGTTTCTGTTAACTCTGCTCAACCATGTGTTGTGTGTCTGCATTTATTTGATCCTTTACGCTTAATGAGATTGCTTGTGCTTGAAATTAAGTGTATATATAACTGCATTGATGTCCAACGTTTACAAATGAAAACTTGCTCCCTCTTGAATCTTTTGAAAGTTTGTTTGCTAATCCTTAAAGAGAACCCTTTTTCTATGACGCATGACTATCTTTGCATGAAGATGTTGTTACTCTAGAAATTGTGATTGAAATGCTAATATCTGTAGCTAAGTATTAGTCTTAAAGCTATAAAGTATGTCCTTACTAAACACTATGGCACCCTATCAAAAAACTCATCAGAAGAGTCCAGTTTTCTTAGTGTGATGCCTGTTGTGTAACCTCTTAGATGCTCTCTTGTCACATGATAAGACATAGAAGCAGTGTTGGCGGTCTGCACATGTGCAGCAGTTCTGAGGCATCCCAAAATCTCGTGTGCCACAGCCTTGTGAAAGGGACTGACATTTTTGGTCCATCTGATTAGACCCTGTTCTGTTTCAGGGACCTTGGGCACAGACTGTCTCCCAGCACAGTTCATACAACCTTTCCTGGCCACCCTCTTTCCCAAGGCTGCTTCCTTGTAGGAAGAGTTGCCTGTAGCCTGCATGAATTATTCTcggtaaaaattaaaaatgtaactgaaagagaaattttgagtattttttttttttttaaatgagaaatccGCCCACAGTGCTCTAAGGAAAGTAGCTATTTAGAGacaaaaagctttctgaaagAGCTTCTGGTGTTTGAGTAGGGGATAAAATGACTAATAAAACGGCCTTGTTCCAAGAAAGCATTTAGATTTGAGCAGATGCTTAATTTTTGGGGTGTGCttatgcttaaaattaagcatctATTTATGTACTGTTCTGACTCCAGAACTGATGCCATACATGAGGCTGACATAAACTAAGTGGAAAACCTACTATAAAGTGTCAAATGCATTAATATGAAGGTAGGGCTACAAATGCTCAGCACACAAACACTGCTTGTAACTTGGTGCTGTTGGGCTGTGTGGTTCTCAGGAGAGTCACGA
The DNA window shown above is from Athene noctua chromosome 15, bAthNoc1.hap1.1, whole genome shotgun sequence and carries:
- the LITAF gene encoding lipopolysaccharide-induced tumor necrosis factor-alpha factor isoform X1, which translates into the protein MSAPSGAPIPSAPPSYEETVGINVSYPHPYPVPEPGQKQDGKGMNPPPYVGQPTPVNNPVTVQTVYVQQPVVFSDRPVQMCCPSCNQMIVTRLSYDSGALTWLSCGGLCLLGCVAGCCLIPFCIDALKDVDHTCPNCSTLIGSYKRL